GACAACGCGGGCGTGTTCCGGTTCGACGAAGACCACTTCGTCACCATCAAGGCGGAAACCCACAACAGTCCGTCCGCGCTGGACCCCTACGGCGGCGCCATGACAGGAATTGTCGGCGTCAACCGCGACATCCTGGGCACCGGCAAGGGATGCCGGCCCATCTTCAACACCGACGTATTCTGCTTCGCCCCTCCTGACTGGAACAAGCCGCTGCCTCCGCGCCTGATGCACCCCAAACGCCTGCTGCGCGGCGTGCACCGCGGCGTGAAGGACGGCGGCAACGAATCCGGCATCCCCACCGTCAACGGATCCATCGTGTTCCACGATCGATTCCTGGGCAAGCCTCTGGTGTTCTGCGGCACGGGCGGACTCATGCCCGCCACGCTCCCCAACCCCGACGGCGTGATGGAGAACTCCGCCGACAAGATTGTGAAAGCGGGCGATCGCATCGTGATGGTGGGCGGACGCATCGGCAAGGACGGCATCCACGGAGCCACCTTCAGCTCCGAAGCCCTGACGGAAGCCTCTCCCGTTTCCGCGGTGCAGATCGGCGACCCCATCACCCAGAAGAAGATGGTGGACTTCCTCCTGGAAGCCCGCGATCTGGGCCTGTACAGCTCCCTGACCGACAACGGCGCGGGCGGACTTTCCTCCTCCGTGGGCGAAATGGCCAAGGACTGCGGCGGCGCCTGCGTGGATCTGGAAAAGGCTCCACTCAAATACGCCGGACTGGACCCTTGGGAAATCTTCGTCTCCGAAGCCCAGGAGCGCATGACCGTGGCCGTGCCACCTTCCAAGCTGGAAGAATTCATGGCGCTCTCCAAGCTGCGCGGCGTGGAAAGCTCCGACATCGGCGCCTTCGACGATTCGGGCGTGCTCACGCTTCGCTTCCGTCGCAAGGTGATCGGCGCGCTGGACATGCACTTCTTGCACGAAGGCTTGCCGGAACTTGTCATCTCCGCACGCTGGAAAACACCTGTCCACGCCGAGCCCGCCACCTCCCAACTGGGACCCGATGCAGCCTCCGACCTCCTGTCGCTGCTCGCTTCCTGGAACATCTGCTCCAAGGAACCTTGGGTTCGCCAATACGACCACGAAGTGCAAGGTCGCTCCGTGGTCAAGCCCTTCTCCGGCGCCAAGGACGACGGCCCCACCGATGCGGCCGTGATCCAGCCCGTGGGAGGATCTTCCAAGGGCTTGGTCATTTCCAACGGCCTGGCGCCGCGCTACTCCGACATCGACGCCACCGCCATGACGGAAGCCTCCATCGACGAGGCCGTGCGCAACCTGGTGGCCTCCGGAGCGGATCCCTCCACCATCGTGGGATTGGACAATTTCTGCTGGCCCGACCCGGTCGAAAGCCCGTCCAATCCCGACGGCGCCTACAAGGCCGCCCAGTTGGTGCGCTCCAACGAAGCGCTGCGACGCGTGTGCGTGGCCTACGGGATCCCGTTGGTGTCGGGCAAGGACTCGATGAAAAACGACTACGGCACAGGCGCCGAGCGGATTTCCGTCCCGCCCACCCTGCTGGTCACGGCCCTGGCCACGATGCCGGACGTATCCAAAGCGGTCACCATCGACGCCAAGGAAGCGGGAGATCTGGTGTACGTGGTGGGAACCACCCGCGACGAATGCGGTGCGTCCGAGTGGCTCGCATTGCACGGATTCATCGGCAACGCCGTGCCCCGCCTCCACGACGTGGAACAGACCCTGGCCAGCTACCGTGCTCTCCACGTGGCCATGCAGATCGGACTGGTGCGCTCCGCGCACGACTGTTCCGATGGCGGCCTGGGCGTGGCCTTGGCCGAAACCGCCATGGCAGGCCGATTGGGAATGAAGATCGACCTGGCCCGTGTGCCGCGCGATGGCGTGGAGGATCCTCGCAAGATCCTGTGGAGCGAATCGCTGGGACGCATCGTGGTCACCGTCCGCAAGGGACAGACCAGTTCGTTCGAGAAACTGATGCGCCCCAACGCCTTCGAGCGCATCGGCGAAATCACCGCCGACGGCCGCCTGGAATTCACCAAGGGCGCGGATCCGGTATTGTCGGTTTCTGTCGAGGATTGCCTGGTGGCCTGGAAAAAACCGTTCCAGGCCTGACCGTTGGTCGTGCGCGATCGGTTGCCGTTTTCATGATTTGACGTTTGCGCGATCGGTTGACGTCGTAGAGACGCCCCGGCGGGGCGTCTCTACAATGGCAAAAAACCGTCGCGAACGGCAAAACCGTCGCAAATGGCAAAAACCGACGTATTGAAAACGGTCGCGCACCGCAATATTTGTTGCGGACGACAAAAACCGGCATTCGGCAACCCGATCGCGCCATCCCCCGAACCCACCCGTTCGCGCGCAACGCCCTGAATCACCCCAGCGGATGCGAGGCGAAGCCGATGCATCCAGGGCCGAAAGGCTGGCAGGGATGAGGTCGAGATCGGGGATGCGATCGAACCGACGGCGAGGGAAGGCGTCGCACCCAAGCCCTCCCGATCCATAGTGATGGATCAGGATCCCTGGGACGCCGACAGAAGAAAGGGGAAGAGCG
This DNA window, taken from Fibrobacterota bacterium, encodes the following:
- a CDS encoding phosphoribosylformylglycinamidine synthase; protein product: MSLHRIEVAVRPDLRDSLASRLVLQLSEDAGIPVAALKTLRVYTLEGDFTPQELQRAGSKLFSDPISEIWALDAPLAEQVLPGFDHLFEIGFRPGVTDNVGHTASEGLSELLDRAADAQKVYGTLQVLVQGITDSQVDAVANSLHNTLIEDCLRISRPHWNEGVRVESKSRSVRGNHLPRVESVPLVDNDDALLALSRERTLALTLEEMRAIRDHFEQEHVRAYRAGLGLPPDPMDIEVEVIAQTWSEHCKHKIFNARIVYDDNGTTREVVSLFKTCVRATTMELMPNRPDLISVFTDNAGVFRFDEDHFVTIKAETHNSPSALDPYGGAMTGIVGVNRDILGTGKGCRPIFNTDVFCFAPPDWNKPLPPRLMHPKRLLRGVHRGVKDGGNESGIPTVNGSIVFHDRFLGKPLVFCGTGGLMPATLPNPDGVMENSADKIVKAGDRIVMVGGRIGKDGIHGATFSSEALTEASPVSAVQIGDPITQKKMVDFLLEARDLGLYSSLTDNGAGGLSSSVGEMAKDCGGACVDLEKAPLKYAGLDPWEIFVSEAQERMTVAVPPSKLEEFMALSKLRGVESSDIGAFDDSGVLTLRFRRKVIGALDMHFLHEGLPELVISARWKTPVHAEPATSQLGPDAASDLLSLLASWNICSKEPWVRQYDHEVQGRSVVKPFSGAKDDGPTDAAVIQPVGGSSKGLVISNGLAPRYSDIDATAMTEASIDEAVRNLVASGADPSTIVGLDNFCWPDPVESPSNPDGAYKAAQLVRSNEALRRVCVAYGIPLVSGKDSMKNDYGTGAERISVPPTLLVTALATMPDVSKAVTIDAKEAGDLVYVVGTTRDECGASEWLALHGFIGNAVPRLHDVEQTLASYRALHVAMQIGLVRSAHDCSDGGLGVALAETAMAGRLGMKIDLARVPRDGVEDPRKILWSESLGRIVVTVRKGQTSSFEKLMRPNAFERIGEITADGRLEFTKGADPVLSVSVEDCLVAWKKPFQA